One part of the Eucalyptus grandis isolate ANBG69807.140 chromosome 10, ASM1654582v1, whole genome shotgun sequence genome encodes these proteins:
- the LOC104420998 gene encoding potassium transporter 2: MDLDCGKCWGSSKKESWKTIWILAYQSLGVVYGDLSISPLYVYKSAFAEDIQHSDTNEEIYGVLSFVFWTLTLLPLFKYVFIVLRADDNGEGGTFALYSLICRHVRVSLLPNRQAADEAVSTYKLEHHPETRNSLKMKSLLEKHKALHTALLILVLLGTCMVIGDGVLTPAISVFSAVSGLEFSMSKAHHEYAVIPITCVILLCLFALQHYGTHRIGFFFAPIVLIWLLCISALGLYNIFKWNPEVYKALSPYYMFSFLRKTRMGGWMSLGGILLCITGSEAMFADLGHFSYTAIQIAFTFLVYPALILAYMGQAAFLSKHHHNSNQISFYIAVPGSVRWPVLIVAILASVVGSQAIISGTFSIINQSQSLSCFPRVKVVHTSAKIHGQIYIPEINWILMILCIAVTIGFRDIKHMGNASGLAVMAVMLVTTCLTSLVIILCWHKPPIVALSFLLFFGSIELLYFSASLTKFTEGAWLPILLALFLMTIMLVWHYATVKKYEYDVHNKVSLEWLLALGPSLGIARVPGIGVVFTDLTSGIPANFSRFVTNLPAFHRILVFVCIKSVPVPHVPPAERYLVGRVGPVAHGSYRCIVRYGYRDVHQDVDSFESELVDRLTEFICYDWNHAGERTNSWGEDDGLHSNASSSECRLTVIGMAAALSSAPNYEFDGTLEPASVSVGFPSTGSGGVADEVQMEPINVRQRRVRFAVDNDNASENIARPEMEHDSPMQGELRDLAEAQEAGTAFILGHSHVRAKPGSSILKRLAINIGYNFLRSNCRGTDVVLKVPPASLLEVGMVYVV; the protein is encoded by the exons ATGGATCTTGATTGTGGCAAGTGCTGGGGCTCTTCAAAG AAAGAGTCTTGGAAGACAATTTGGATTCTAGCTTATCAAAGCCTCGGTGTGGTGTACGGAGACTTGAGCATATCTCCTCTCTATGTCTATAAAAGCGCATTTGCTGAAGATATTCAACATTCAGATACCAATGAAGAGATATACGGcgttctctcttttgttttctggaCCCTCACTTTGCTTCCCCTTTTCAAGTATGTCTTTATTGTTCTTCGGGCAGACGATAATGGGGAAG GTGGAACATTTGCCCTCTATTCATTGATATGCCGGCATGTGAGAGTGAGCCTTCTGCCGAACCGGCAGGCTGCCGATGAAGCGGTCTCTACCTATAAATTGGAGCACCATCCCGAGACCAGAAACAGCTTGAAGATGAAATCGTTGCTTGAGAAGCACAAGGCCTTACACACTGCTTTGTTGATACTGGTCCTTTTGGGAACTTGCATGGTAATTGGAGATGGAGTGCTCACTCCTGCAATTTCTG TTTTCTCCGCTGTTTCTGGCCTTGAGTTTTCCATGTCTAAGGCACATCACGAAT ATGCAGTGATCCCAATCACTTGCGTCATACTTCTGTGCCTATTTGCGCTGCAACATTATGGGACGCATCGAATTGGATTCTTCTTTGCGCCAATTGTTTTGATTTGGCTACTTTGCATCAGTGCCCTCGGCTTGTATAACATTTTCAAGTGGAACCCAGAAGTCTACAAGGCACTTTCACCTTATTACATGTTCAGTTTCTTGAGGAAGACGAGAATGGGTGGATGGATGTCTTTGGGAGGCATCTTACTGTGCATAACAG GTTCAGAGGCAATGTTCGCTGATCTTGGACACTTCTCCTACACAGCAATTCAG ATTGCTTTCACATTTCTAGTTTATCCAGCTCTCATATTGGCCTATATGGGCCAAGCTGCTTTCCTGTCGAAGCATCACCATAACAGCAACCAAATTAGCTTCTATATTGCAGTTCCTG GAAGTGTCAGATGGCCAGTACTTATAGTTGCTATTCTTGCTTCTGTTGTTGGAAGCCAAGCCATCATCAGTGGAACATTCTCCATCATAAACCAGAGTCAATCACTCAGTTGCTTCCCAAGAGTTAAGGTGGTTCATACATCAGCTAAGATTCATGGGCAGATCTACATTCCAGAGATCAATTGGATTCTCATGATTCTCTGCATCGCTGTGACCATCGGCTTTAGAGACATAAAACACATGGGAAATGCCTCAG GCCTGGCAGTTATGGCGGTGATGTTAGTGACCACATGCCTCACTTCTTTGGTCATCATCCTTTGCTGGCACAAACCTCCAATCGTTGCTCTGTCCTTCTTACTGTTTTTCGGCTCAATCGAATTACTCTACTTCTCAGCATCACTCACCAAATTCACCGAAGGTGCTTGGCTTCCCATTCTTCTAGCCCTTTTCCTGATGACCATCATGTTAGTCTGGCATTATGCCACTGTCAAGAAGTATGAATATGACGTCCACAACAAAGTCTCTTTGGAATGGCTCTTAGCGTTGGGTCcgagtttgggaattgctcgagtCCCGGGCATCGGAGTTGTCTTCACTGATCTCACTTCTGGAATCCCAGCTAACTTCTCCCGATTTGTCACCAATCTCCCTGCATTCCACCGCATCCTTGTATTTGTCTGCATAAAATCAGTCCCTGTCCCGCATGTGCCCCCAGCCGAACGCTATCTAGTTGGCCGTGTGGGCCCTGTAGCTCATGGGTCTTACAGGTGCATCGTTCGGTATGGATATCGCGATGTCCACCAGGACGTGGATTCCTTTGAGTCCGAGCTCGTTGACCGGCTGACGGAATTCATCTGCTATGATTGGAATCACGCCGGCGAGCGTACTAACTCGTGGGGTGAGGATGACGGGCTTCACTCAAATGCTTCGTCGAGCGAGTGCAGATTGACAGTGATCGGAATGGCAGCAGCTCTCTCCAGCGCGCCAAATTATGAGTTTGATGGGACCCTGGAACCAGCAAGCGTGTCTGTTGGGTTTCCGAGCACAGGGAGCGGTGGAGTAGCTGATGAAGTCCAAATGGAGCCCATCAATGTCAGGCAAAGAAGAGTGAGGTTTGCAGTCGACAATGACAACGCGTCGGAAAACATTGCCCGACCAGAGATGGAACACGATTCACCCATGCAGGGAGAGCTACGGGACTTGGCAGAGGCTCAAGAGGCCGGGACGGCATTCATACTCGGGCACTCCCACGTCCGGGCGAAGCCAGGATCGTCGATCCTGAAGAGGCTGGCCATCAACATCGGGTACAACTTCCTCAGGAGCAACTGTAGAGGAACGGACGTGGTGCTAAAAGTGCCTCCGGCGTCCCTTCTGGAGGTTGGCATGGTTTATGTAGTGTAA
- the LOC104420999 gene encoding uncharacterized protein LOC104420999, producing MGLRALPLPSSHNTVSYLPHVAGGVRVSKFVKYKFRVSAQSEKGKKEEGKEKKQSKQSLFGSVTDALDFSQVRSPEDADLLEDAREATRSGERMSREQYGALRRKIGGTYKDFFKSYIEVDGQYVEEGWVDKTCKICKKDTKGEPRQVDKLGRYVHVACVENSKSSGNFFTRLFSR from the exons atGGGACTGAGAGCTCTTCCGTTGCCATCTTCGCACAACACCGTGAGCTATCTTCCGCATGTCGCAGGAGGTGTGAGGGTTAGTAAGTTTGTTAAGTATAAGTTTAGGGTGTCGGCTCAATCggagaagggaaagaaggaagagggcaaggagaagaagcagagcaagcAGTCTCTGTTCGGGAGCGTGACCGATGCTCTCGACTTCTCCCAAGTGAGGTCACCGGAAGATGCCGACCTCCTTGAAGACGCCAGAGAGGCCACTCGGTCCGGTGAGAGGATGTCCAGAGAGCAG TATGGGGCTCTCAGAAGGAAGATCGGAGGGACATACAAGGACTTCTTCAAATCGTACATCGAAG TGGACGGGCAATATGTGGAGGAGGGATGGGTGGACAAGACCTGCAAGATATGCAAGAAGGACACCAAGGGGGAGCCAAGGCAGGTGGACAAGCTTGGGAGATACGTGCATGTCGCTTGCGTGGAGAACTCCAAGTCGTCAGGCAACTTCTTCACCAGGCTCTTCTCCAGATGA
- the LOC104421000 gene encoding mini-chromosome maintenance complex-binding protein, with the protein MVGLPYDCLANPLGAVRFTFEKAVAAGADPAALNGKDWGAGDLFRDVLFDQGALSQVPVLNAKNIGHVQPNTLVRFRGMIQDMLGNEFYAGVYKDGSSWRTNKYRDVSQFPMGSSPDMHIWERHLLYCIQVPGLNPWADTSSGTVVARPVEQTSPHGEKRRRADKEDIDQMDVETSEDGIQRSSGVKKLREDGHPSQNLQLLESVAGSTGFGSCTMPRDEGDSLSCLIKVYDSSDSELKLNDVFEFIGVLTFDSEYQVDNDEFLDGFSEDMLASLPLNKVPRLHCLIHRKLAAHDFLQSTPLELKPHLVKEVRQTLLSHLTAVLGNDGLAAHLVLLHLLSRVHARIDNFAVGKLSFNLTCFNKESVSIFGNQLTLAIKDLLPFSHIVPLTVDYLNAASLAPKKDYERNRLVSGLMQLPEGTHLTIDETQLEAGTLNSVGVENARLLKYLSEYQKVEYDFKYYKMEMAADFQLLVLSEGKSTILPADLVIPFRPSSVASGEAVAAETLEAWRWYLATVRSLSHSIDSDMQKVVENDLVAARQANRNLSSQDLSRLLTMGRLMSLSFGETSLSLEHWQMVKELERLRWERLA; encoded by the exons atggtggggCTGCCGTACGATTGCCTGGCGAACCCGCTGGGGGCCGTCCGGTTCACCTTCGAGAAGGCGGTGGCTGCCGGCGCCGATCCGGCGGCGCTCAACGGCAAGGACTGGGGCGCCGGCGATCTCTTCCGCGACGTGCTCTTCGACCAGGGCGCTCTCTCGCAG GTTCCGGTCCTTAATGCTAAAAATATCGGACATGTTCAGCCCAACACGCTCGTGCGCTTTCGTGGTATGATACAAGACATGTTGGGGAATGAATTCTATGCTGGTGTTTAcaag GATGGCTCATCATGGAGAACAAATAAATATAGGGATGTTTCTCAGTTCCCTATGGGTTCTTCACCTGACATGCATATCTGGGAACGCCACTTACTCTACTGCATCCAG GTTCCAGGATTGAATCCCTGGGCTGACACTTCCTCAGGAACTGTTGTTGCAAGACCTGTGGAACAGACATCCCCACACGGGGAAAAGCGCAGGAGAGCAGATAAAGAAGATATTGATCAAATGGATGTAGAG ACCTCAGAAGATGGCATTCAAAGATCTTCTGGTGTCAAAAAATTG AGGGAGGATGGACACCCTTCTCAGAACTTACAGTTGCTGGAATCTGTGGCTGGGAGCACTGGTTTTGGCAGTTGTACCATGCCCAGAGATGAGGGAGATTCACTTTCTTGTCTTATTAAG GTATATGATTCTTCAGACTCCGAATTGAAGCTAAATGACGTGTTCGAGTTCATTGGAGTGCTAACTTTTGATTCCGAATACCAAGTGGATAATGATGAGTTCTTGGATGGCTTTTCTGAAGATATGTTGGCTTCTTTGCCCCTAAATAAG GTACCACGTCTCCATTGTCTCATTCACAGAAAGCTCGCAGCTCATGACTTTCTTCAGAGCACTCCTTTGGAG CTGAAGCCCCATTTGGTCAAAGAGGTGAGGCAAACTCTCCTGTCACATCTTACAGCCGTTCTTGGCAATGATGGTCTGGCAGCTCATTTGGTATTGTTGCATCTTCTATCCAGG GTACATGCTCGGATTGACAATTTTGCAGTTGGAAAGCTCTCTTTCAATCTCACTTGCTTTAACAAAGAAAGTGTATCAATCTTCGGCAATCAACTTACCCTGGCAATCAAGGATCTCCTACCTTTCTCACATATTGTTCCCCTAACAGTGGATTACCTTAATGCTGCTTCACTTGCACCCAAAAAGGATTATGAAAGAAATAG ATTGGTGTCTGGGTTGATGCAGCTACCTGAGGGCACACATTTGACAATTGATGAGACCCAGTTGGAAGCAGGAACTCTCAATTCTGTGGGTGTTGAAAATGCTAggttgttaaaatatttaagcgAGTATCAAAAG GTGGAGTATGATTTTAAGTACTACAAGATGGAGATGGCAGCTGATTTTCAATTACTTGTCCTTTCTGAGGGTAAATCAACTATTTTGCCAGCTGATTTGGTTATTCCTTTTCGGCCTTCCTCGGTAGCTTCCGGTGAAGCGGTGGCTGCAGAAACACTAGAAGCTTGGCGATGGTACTTGGCTACTGTCAGATCACTGTCACATTCGATTGACTCAGACATGCAGAAG GTGGTGGAGAATGATCTGGTTGCAGCAAGGCAAGCCAATCGAAACCTAAGCAGCCAGGACCTTAGCAG ATTGTTGACAATGGGCCGTCTGATGTCGTTGAGTTTCGGTGAAACCTCCCTGTCATTGGAACATTGGCAAATGGTCAAGGAACTCGAGAGGCTGCGGTGGGAGAGGTTAGCATGA